In one Pseudomonas sp. SCA2728.1_7 genomic region, the following are encoded:
- a CDS encoding DUF2339 domain-containing protein — protein sequence MQWMFMLIGLVLGWLLDESFSDALLGALLGLAIGQAIRIARLGSQAAEQQQQLEQAKVALQGVEQRLFLLEGAPVRAASPPSSAPVTEPVVESIKAAEEAPAPELVWELPPELEPISAVASETSQPLPADVWRLDAVTPEPSKPAEPRGSNLIERGISAARNWLFGGNTVLRVGVVLLFFGLAFLLRYATEGMVVPIELRYAGVAAAALGLLALGWWLRRRNSNYALMLQGTGIAVLYLTVFAAMRLHPLLDPSAALGLLVAVTVFSAILAITQDALGLAAAAALGGFAAPILTSTGAGNHVALFSYFALLNAGILAIAWFKAWRLLNLIGFVGTFGIGFAWGLRSYAPELLWSTEPFLILFFLMYLAIGLLFARRKLLDMSDAPADSDRDALLHWSARKGDYVDGTMLFGPPIIGFGLQFALVQHLEFAAAFSALALGMIYMALAKVLMGGRAMLLGETCLALGVIFASLAIPLGLDARWTSAAWAVEGAGIFWLGLRQHRPFARAFALLLQLGSALAFLSQLRVGESSLLDGAPLGALMLGIALLFSFDQLRKAAPEQASPWERQGLPVLASLGLTFLYLLAPLFFFVQATAISWALAGLATLFVGLRIQSRTFLFSAFAVQLLGGALFLLRLQGAGEDSAAVFSAGWSGLLSAALIGLTLIAGMLLAARDEMVRGDVRLLRGLSVVLLAGLVLINLAVLFVLPWQTASAVWAASGLLIIWLSLYLKQRVSFVFGLLLQVIGGAAFLLAGPELLGPLSSEGLKPFAHGGFWTPLVLGLAAMIGAWRLQLGNHASAFDALSLQRLSEVLLVWGAGWWALAWVSEVLRFASPTLQGTLLLLVAAVSVALWTVLSLRLKWPALGLLCTLLIPAAGLVLIAAWHSRYHPAADFGWLAWAAVFAVHFFSLRRLAPMLPARVLSTAHVLGCWLLIGVLALELRYGLLLLSEQYNAWRWLGWAILPSVYLLLAAAPRTWPWPVATFAREYRLYAAAPLAVLMLAWFWLANGVSDGNAEPLPYVPLLNPLELGLLFALFGVYVWSRSAISQLSIRQDYADYGTQLIAGISLFAFCTALVTRAAHHWAGIPFELDTLLASMLVQAGLSIVWTLMALGLMIGGHLRHRREVWLIGAALIALVVAKLIFVELSNRGGLARIVSFIGVGVLLLVVGYFAPLPPKRVEAEPAADKPAPDTEGVSS from the coding sequence ATGCAATGGATGTTCATGTTGATCGGGCTGGTGCTCGGCTGGCTGCTCGACGAGTCGTTCAGTGATGCGCTGTTGGGCGCGTTGCTGGGGCTGGCAATCGGGCAGGCGATCCGCATCGCTCGGCTTGGCTCGCAAGCGGCTGAGCAACAGCAGCAACTTGAACAGGCGAAAGTCGCGTTACAGGGCGTTGAGCAGCGGCTGTTTCTGCTGGAAGGCGCGCCGGTTCGTGCCGCGTCACCACCGAGTTCGGCGCCGGTTACCGAGCCTGTCGTCGAATCTATCAAAGCCGCCGAAGAAGCCCCGGCCCCCGAACTGGTCTGGGAACTGCCGCCCGAACTCGAACCGATTTCCGCCGTCGCCAGTGAAACCAGTCAACCGCTGCCCGCTGATGTCTGGCGCCTCGACGCCGTCACGCCCGAACCATCAAAACCCGCCGAACCCCGTGGCTCGAACCTGATCGAACGCGGCATCAGTGCTGCGCGCAACTGGTTGTTCGGCGGCAACACCGTGCTGCGTGTCGGCGTGGTGTTGTTGTTTTTCGGCTTGGCGTTCCTGTTGCGCTATGCCACCGAAGGCATGGTCGTGCCGATCGAATTGCGTTACGCCGGTGTCGCGGCGGCCGCGTTGGGCCTGCTCGCGCTGGGTTGGTGGCTGCGTCGGCGCAACAGCAATTACGCGTTGATGCTGCAAGGCACCGGGATCGCGGTGTTGTACCTGACGGTGTTTGCGGCGATGCGTCTGCACCCGTTGCTTGATCCATCGGCCGCGCTCGGCCTGCTGGTGGCGGTCACCGTTTTCTCGGCGATCCTCGCCATCACTCAGGATGCTTTAGGGCTGGCGGCTGCAGCGGCATTGGGCGGTTTCGCCGCGCCGATCCTGACCTCGACCGGCGCCGGTAACCATGTCGCGCTGTTCAGCTATTTCGCGCTGCTCAACGCCGGCATTCTCGCCATCGCCTGGTTCAAGGCCTGGCGCCTGCTCAACCTGATTGGCTTCGTCGGCACCTTCGGCATCGGTTTCGCCTGGGGCCTGCGTTCGTATGCGCCGGAGCTGTTGTGGAGCACCGAGCCGTTCCTGATTCTGTTCTTCCTGATGTACCTCGCTATCGGCCTGCTGTTTGCCCGGCGCAAATTGCTCGATATGTCTGATGCGCCGGCAGACAGCGACCGTGATGCCTTGCTGCACTGGTCAGCGCGCAAGGGCGATTACGTCGATGGGACGATGCTGTTCGGCCCGCCGATCATTGGCTTCGGTTTGCAGTTTGCGCTGGTCCAGCATCTGGAGTTTGCCGCCGCGTTCAGCGCGCTGGCACTCGGCATGATTTACATGGCGCTGGCCAAGGTGTTGATGGGCGGGCGCGCGATGTTGCTGGGCGAAACCTGTCTGGCGCTCGGGGTGATTTTTGCCAGCCTGGCGATTCCGCTGGGACTGGATGCGCGCTGGACGTCGGCGGCGTGGGCGGTGGAAGGTGCGGGGATTTTCTGGCTGGGGTTGCGTCAGCATCGGCCGTTCGCCCGGGCCTTTGCCTTGCTGCTACAACTCGGTTCCGCGCTGGCGTTCCTCAGTCAGTTGCGGGTTGGCGAGAGCAGTCTGCTCGACGGTGCTCCGCTGGGCGCGCTGATGCTGGGTATTGCCCTGCTGTTCAGTTTCGATCAATTGCGCAAGGCCGCGCCGGAACAGGCATCGCCTTGGGAGCGACAAGGTCTGCCGGTGTTGGCGTCTCTGGGCCTGACCTTCCTCTATCTGCTGGCACCGCTATTTTTCTTCGTTCAGGCCACGGCAATCAGTTGGGCGCTGGCCGGGCTGGCGACTCTGTTTGTCGGTCTGCGGATTCAATCGCGTACGTTCCTGTTCAGCGCATTTGCCGTGCAGCTGCTCGGCGGCGCTTTGTTCCTGCTACGTCTGCAAGGTGCAGGGGAAGATTCCGCCGCAGTGTTCAGCGCTGGCTGGAGCGGTTTGCTCAGTGCGGCGTTGATCGGTCTGACGTTGATCGCCGGCATGCTGTTGGCGGCTCGCGACGAGATGGTGCGTGGCGATGTGCGTCTGCTGCGCGGTTTGTCGGTGGTGTTGTTGGCCGGTCTGGTGCTGATCAATCTGGCGGTGCTGTTTGTGCTGCCGTGGCAAACCGCGAGTGCGGTGTGGGCGGCGAGTGGTTTGCTGATCATCTGGCTGAGCCTGTACCTCAAGCAGCGCGTGAGCTTTGTTTTCGGTCTGCTATTGCAGGTGATTGGTGGCGCGGCGTTTTTGCTGGCCGGCCCCGAGTTGCTTGGGCCGCTGTCCAGCGAAGGTCTGAAGCCTTTCGCCCATGGCGGATTCTGGACGCCGCTGGTGTTGGGGCTGGCGGCGATGATCGGTGCGTGGCGCCTGCAACTGGGCAATCATGCCTCGGCATTCGATGCGTTGAGTTTGCAGCGTTTGTCAGAAGTGTTGCTGGTGTGGGGCGCCGGTTGGTGGGCGTTGGCGTGGGTCAGCGAGGTGCTGCGCTTTGCATCGCCGACTCTGCAAGGCACCTTATTGCTGTTGGTCGCCGCCGTCAGCGTGGCGTTGTGGACTGTGTTGTCGCTACGTTTGAAATGGCCGGCGCTGGGCTTGCTCTGCACTTTGCTGATTCCGGCTGCCGGACTTGTCCTGATCGCCGCGTGGCACTCGCGTTATCACCCGGCGGCCGATTTCGGTTGGCTGGCGTGGGCAGCCGTGTTCGCCGTGCATTTCTTCAGCCTGCGACGTTTGGCGCCGATGCTGCCGGCGCGCGTCTTGAGCACGGCGCATGTGCTCGGCTGCTGGCTGCTGATCGGCGTGCTGGCGCTGGAGTTGCGCTACGGTCTGCTGCTGTTGTCCGAGCAATACAACGCCTGGCGCTGGCTGGGCTGGGCGATTCTGCCGAGCGTTTATCTGTTGCTGGCAGCGGCACCGCGCACTTGGCCATGGCCGGTCGCCACGTTTGCCCGCGAATACCGCTTATATGCCGCTGCGCCGTTGGCGGTGTTGATGCTGGCGTGGTTCTGGCTGGCGAATGGTGTCAGTGATGGCAATGCCGAACCGTTGCCGTACGTGCCCCTCTTGAATCCGCTGGAGCTGGGCCTGCTGTTCGCATTGTTCGGCGTCTATGTGTGGTCGCGCAGTGCGATTTCGCAGTTGTCGATCCGTCAGGACTACGCCGATTACGGCACACAGCTGATCGCCGGGATATCGCTGTTCGCCTTCTGCACTGCGCTGGTCACCCGCGCAGCGCACCATTGGGCCGGGATCCCGTTCGAGCTGGATACGCTGCTCGCCTCGATGCTGGTGCAGGCTGGCTTGTCGATCGTCTGGACGCTGATGGCGCTCGGGCTGATGATCGGCGGGCATCTGCGCCATCGCCGCGAGGTCTGGCTGATCGGCGCGGCGCTGATTGCGCTGGTGGTGGCCAAACTGATTTTTGTCGAACTGAGCAACCGTGGTGGCCTCGCCCGGATCGTCTCGTTTATCGGCGTTGGCGTGTTGCTGCTGGTGGTCGGCTATTTCGCGCCGCTGCCGCCCAAACGCGTTGAAGCTGAGCCGGCGGCGGACAAACCGGCCCCGGACACCGAAGGAGTTTCATCTTGA
- a CDS encoding glycogen/starch/alpha-glucan phosphorylase — MTQEPLVREAEVAAFRDAVLTKLTYAVGKDPDHAFDHDWFEAIALAARDHMVEHWMDHTRQIYRKGQKRVYYLSLEFLIGRLLYDSLSNLGLLDVAREALTELGVDLERIRLLEPDAALGNGGLGRLAACFMESMSTLGIAGHGYGIRYEHGLFRQAIVDGWQQEQTEHWLDFGNPWEFERPEVVYSIGFGGSVETVTDVSGKSKQVWSPAETVRAIAYDTPVVGWRGASVNTLRLWRARAMEDLHLERFNAGDHLGAVAEVARAESISRVLYPADSTEAGQELRLRQEYFFVAASLQDLLRRHRNMHTSVLTLGDHAAIQLNDTHPSIAVAELMRQLVDVYDVAWDAAWQVTVDTLSYTNHTLLPEALETWPVGLMERMLPRHMQIIYLINAQHIDSLRAKGIHDFDVLRAVSLIEEDNGRRVRMGNLAFLGSHSVNGVSGLHTQLMRKTVFAELHKLYPERINNKTNGITFRRWLYQANSELTSMLVDALGPDLLDNPEERLLDLEPFAEKTAFRKAFAEQRLHSKKALAYLIHERLGIAVNPAAMFDVQVKRIHEYKRQLLNLMHTVALYQAIRAEPEVDWVPRVKIFAGKAAASYHQAKLIIKLTNDIARVVNNDPTVRGLLKVVFLPNYNVSLAESIIPAADLSEQISTAGFEASGTSNMKFGLNGALTIGTLDGANVEMCERIGAEHMFIFGLSAQQVEARKQNHEFSALPDIAASHRLNDVLQAIRSGVFSPDDTSRYTGLIDSLVDYDRFLVCADFDSYWEAQKRVEAHWHDSNNWWRSAVLNTARMGWFSSDRTIREYATDIWKALE; from the coding sequence ATGACTCAAGAACCACTAGTTCGCGAAGCAGAGGTGGCCGCATTCCGCGACGCCGTCCTGACCAAACTCACCTATGCGGTGGGCAAAGACCCCGATCACGCCTTCGACCATGACTGGTTCGAAGCCATCGCTTTGGCTGCGCGTGATCACATGGTCGAACACTGGATGGACCACACCCGGCAGATCTACCGTAAAGGCCAGAAGCGGGTGTATTACCTTTCGCTGGAATTCCTCATCGGCCGTTTGCTCTACGACAGCCTCAGCAACCTCGGTCTGCTCGACGTCGCCCGTGAAGCGTTGACCGAACTCGGTGTCGACCTGGAGCGTATTCGTTTACTGGAGCCCGATGCTGCGCTTGGCAACGGCGGCCTCGGTCGTCTGGCCGCATGCTTCATGGAAAGCATGTCGACCCTCGGCATCGCTGGACACGGATACGGCATCCGCTATGAGCACGGTTTGTTCCGCCAGGCCATTGTCGATGGCTGGCAGCAGGAGCAGACCGAGCACTGGCTGGATTTCGGCAACCCGTGGGAGTTTGAACGGCCGGAAGTCGTCTACTCCATCGGCTTCGGCGGCAGCGTTGAAACCGTCACCGACGTTTCCGGCAAGTCCAAACAAGTCTGGTCGCCGGCAGAGACCGTCCGCGCGATTGCTTACGACACACCGGTGGTCGGCTGGCGCGGGGCGAGCGTCAACACCTTGCGCCTGTGGCGTGCTCGCGCCATGGAAGATTTGCACCTAGAGCGCTTCAACGCCGGTGACCACTTGGGCGCCGTCGCCGAAGTGGCCCGCGCCGAAAGCATCTCCCGCGTGCTTTACCCGGCGGACAGCACCGAAGCAGGGCAAGAGCTGCGCCTGCGTCAGGAATACTTCTTCGTCGCCGCCTCGCTGCAGGATCTGCTGCGCCGCCATCGCAACATGCACACCTCGGTGCTGACCCTTGGCGATCACGCAGCCATCCAGCTCAACGACACCCACCCTTCGATTGCCGTCGCTGAACTGATGCGGCAATTGGTCGACGTCTACGATGTGGCGTGGGATGCGGCGTGGCAAGTCACCGTCGACACGCTGTCATACACCAACCACACGCTGCTGCCAGAAGCGCTGGAGACCTGGCCGGTGGGTTTGATGGAACGCATGCTGCCGCGACACATGCAGATCATTTACCTGATCAACGCTCAGCACATTGATTCGCTGCGGGCCAAAGGCATTCACGATTTCGACGTGCTGCGTGCGGTGTCGCTGATCGAAGAAGACAACGGTCGCCGCGTGCGCATGGGCAACCTCGCGTTCCTCGGTTCGCACAGCGTCAATGGCGTATCCGGACTGCACACGCAGTTGATGCGCAAAACCGTGTTCGCCGAACTGCACAAGCTCTACCCGGAGCGGATCAACAACAAAACCAACGGCATTACCTTCCGCCGCTGGCTGTATCAGGCCAACTCCGAACTGACTTCGATGCTGGTCGACGCGCTCGGCCCGGATCTATTGGATAACCCCGAAGAGCGTCTGCTCGATCTCGAGCCGTTCGCCGAAAAAACCGCATTCCGCAAAGCTTTTGCCGAACAACGGCTGCACAGCAAAAAAGCGCTGGCCTATCTGATTCACGAACGGCTGGGCATCGCGGTCAACCCGGCGGCTATGTTTGATGTGCAGGTCAAACGGATCCACGAATACAAACGCCAGTTGCTCAACCTGATGCACACCGTGGCGCTGTATCAGGCGATTCGCGCCGAACCGGAAGTCGACTGGGTGCCACGGGTGAAGATCTTCGCCGGTAAAGCGGCGGCGAGTTATCACCAGGCCAAACTGATCATCAAGCTGACCAACGACATCGCCCGGGTGGTGAACAACGACCCGACCGTGCGCGGCCTGCTGAAAGTGGTGTTCCTGCCCAACTACAACGTCAGCCTCGCGGAGAGCATCATTCCGGCGGCGGACTTGTCCGAGCAGATTTCCACTGCCGGCTTCGAAGCCTCGGGCACCAGTAACATGAAGTTCGGCCTCAACGGCGCGCTGACCATTGGCACACTGGACGGCGCCAACGTGGAAATGTGCGAACGCATCGGGGCCGAGCACATGTTTATCTTCGGTCTCAGCGCCCAGCAGGTGGAAGCGCGCAAACAGAACCACGAGTTCAGCGCGTTGCCGGACATCGCCGCGTCGCATCGTTTGAACGATGTGCTGCAAGCGATTCGCAGCGGGGTGTTCTCGCCGGATGACACCTCGCGTTATACCGGGCTGATCGATTCGCTGGTGGATTACGACCGCTTCCTGGTCTGCGCCGATTTCGACTCCTACTGGGAAGCGCAGAAGCGTGTTGAAGCGCACTGGCATGATTCCAACAACTGGTGGCGTTCGGCAGTGCTTAACACGGCGCGGATGGGCTGGTTCTCGTCTGACCGGACGATTCGTGAGTACGCCACGGATATCTGGAAAGCGTTGGAGTAA
- a CDS encoding YkgJ family cysteine cluster protein, with product MMKPNLIAAAEIDRLDTWAKYSAPMCGSCVSSCCTLPVEVKIKDLVRIGVVDEFELGDPPKNIAKRLQKEGLVERFNQKSGIFTLQRMSNNDCYYLDRKSRLCTIYDKRPDTCRNHPKIGPRPGYCAYKPKEVVREQNFRAIEKF from the coding sequence ATGATGAAGCCCAACCTGATTGCCGCCGCCGAGATCGATCGTCTCGATACGTGGGCGAAATACTCAGCCCCGATGTGCGGTTCCTGCGTGTCCAGCTGCTGCACGCTGCCGGTTGAGGTGAAGATCAAGGATCTGGTGCGTATCGGCGTGGTCGACGAGTTCGAACTGGGCGATCCGCCAAAGAACATCGCCAAGCGTTTGCAGAAGGAAGGTCTGGTTGAACGCTTCAATCAGAAGTCCGGCATCTTCACCCTGCAGCGCATGAGCAACAACGATTGCTACTACCTGGATCGTAAGAGCCGCCTGTGCACCATTTATGACAAGCGCCCGGATACCTGCCGCAATCACCCGAAGATCGGCCCGCGTCCGGGGTATTGCGCCTACAAGCCGAAGGAAGTGGTGCGCGAGCAGAATTTCCGTGCGATTGAGAAATTTTAA
- the typA gene encoding translational GTPase TypA gives MIENLRNIAIIAHVDHGKTTLVDKLLRQSGTLERNELNDERVMDSNDQEKERGITILAKNTAINWNGYHINIVDTPGHADFGGEVERVMSMVDSVLLLVDAQDGPMPQTRFVTKKAFEAGLRPIVVINKVDRPGARPDWVLDQIFDLFDNLGATEEQLDFQVVYASALNGIAGLDHTAMAEDMTPLYQAVVDHVPPPAVDRDGAFQMQISALDYNSFLGVIGVGRIARGRVKPNTPVVAIGADGKRRNGRILKLMGHHGLHRIDVEEAAAGDIVCISGMDSLFISDTLCHPDTVEAMKPLTVDEPTVSMTFQVNDSPFCGKEGKFVTSRNIKDRLDKELLYNVALRVEEGDTADKFKVSGRGELHLSVLIETMRREGFEIALGRPEVIIREVDGVKQEPFENVTIDIPEEAQGKVMEEMGLRKGDLSNMVPDGKGRVRLEYNIPARGLIGFRNQFLTLTNGAGILTSIFDRYDTVKSGHMSGRQNGVLVSVETGKALTYSLETLQARGKLFVEHGQEIYNGQIVGQNSRDNDLGVNPTKGKKLDNMRASGKDETIALVPPVRFTLEQALEYIQEDELCEVTPKSIRLRKKILDESERTRAAKKAKA, from the coding sequence GTGATCGAAAATCTACGCAACATCGCCATCATTGCCCACGTTGACCATGGTAAAACCACCCTGGTAGACAAACTCCTGCGTCAATCCGGCACTCTGGAGCGCAACGAGCTCAACGACGAGCGCGTGATGGACTCCAACGACCAGGAAAAAGAGCGCGGTATTACCATTCTGGCGAAAAACACCGCCATCAACTGGAACGGCTACCACATCAACATCGTGGACACCCCGGGCCACGCCGACTTCGGCGGCGAAGTTGAACGTGTAATGTCGATGGTTGACTCCGTTCTGCTGCTGGTTGACGCTCAAGACGGCCCTATGCCGCAAACCCGTTTCGTGACCAAGAAGGCTTTCGAAGCCGGCCTGCGTCCAATCGTGGTAATCAACAAGGTTGACCGTCCAGGCGCGCGTCCGGACTGGGTTCTGGACCAGATCTTCGACCTGTTCGACAACCTCGGTGCTACCGAAGAACAACTGGACTTCCAGGTTGTTTACGCCTCGGCCCTGAACGGTATTGCCGGTCTGGATCACACCGCCATGGCGGAAGACATGACTCCGCTGTACCAAGCGGTAGTCGACCACGTTCCGCCTCCGGCTGTTGACCGTGATGGCGCGTTCCAGATGCAGATCTCCGCTCTGGACTACAACAGCTTCCTGGGTGTTATCGGCGTTGGCCGTATCGCTCGTGGCCGCGTCAAGCCGAACACCCCGGTTGTGGCGATCGGTGCCGACGGCAAGCGCCGTAACGGCCGTATCCTGAAACTGATGGGTCACCACGGTCTGCACCGCATCGACGTTGAAGAAGCTGCAGCAGGCGATATCGTTTGCATCAGCGGTATGGACTCGCTGTTCATCTCCGACACCCTGTGCCACCCGGACACTGTCGAGGCGATGAAGCCTCTGACCGTTGACGAGCCAACCGTTTCGATGACCTTCCAGGTAAACGACTCGCCATTCTGCGGTAAAGAAGGCAAGTTCGTGACGTCCCGTAACATCAAGGACCGTCTGGACAAAGAGCTGCTGTACAACGTTGCACTGCGCGTTGAAGAAGGCGACACCGCTGATAAGTTCAAGGTTTCCGGCCGTGGTGAGCTGCACCTCTCGGTACTGATCGAAACCATGCGTCGCGAAGGCTTCGAAATCGCTCTGGGGCGTCCGGAAGTGATCATTCGTGAAGTTGACGGCGTCAAGCAAGAACCGTTCGAAAACGTCACCATCGACATCCCTGAAGAAGCTCAGGGCAAGGTCATGGAAGAGATGGGTCTGCGTAAAGGCGACCTGAGCAACATGGTTCCTGATGGCAAGGGCCGTGTTCGTCTGGAATACAACATCCCTGCTCGCGGTCTGATCGGTTTCCGTAACCAGTTCCTGACCCTGACCAACGGTGCTGGCATCCTGACCTCGATCTTCGATCGCTACGACACCGTCAAGTCGGGCCACATGTCCGGCCGTCAGAACGGCGTTCTGGTTTCGGTTGAAACCGGCAAGGCACTGACCTACTCGCTGGAAACCCTGCAGGCTCGTGGCAAGCTGTTCGTAGAACACGGCCAGGAGATCTACAACGGTCAAATCGTTGGTCAGAACAGCCGCGACAACGACCTGGGTGTAAACCCAACCAAAGGCAAGAAGCTCGACAACATGCGTGCTTCGGGTAAAGACGAAACCATCGCTCTGGTTCCACCTGTTCGCTTCACCCTGGAACAGGCTCTGGAATACATCCAGGAAGACGAGCTGTGCGAAGTTACTCCTAAGTCCATCCGTCTTCGCAAGAAGATCCTGGACGAAAGCGAGCGTACCCGCGCTGCCAAGAAAGCCAAGGCGTAA
- the thiI gene encoding tRNA uracil 4-sulfurtransferase ThiI, which translates to MKLIVKVFPEITIKSRPVRTKFIRQLAKNIRTVLRDLDPAVVVNGVWDNLELETRVTDAKALKEMGERLTCMPGIAHFLQIDEYPLGDFDDITEKCKEHYGAALAGKIFSVRCKRAGKHTFSSMDVEKYVGSKLRRECGAAGIDLKTPEIEVRIEVRDKRLFVIHSQHNGIGGYPLGALEQTLVLMSGGFDSTVAAYQIIRRGLMTHFCFFNLGGRAHELGVMEVAHFIWKKYGSSQRVLFVSVPFEEVLGEILGKVDNSHMGVVLKRMMLRAASNIADRLHIEALVTGEAISQVSSQTLPNLSVIDCVTDKLVLRPLIVAHKQDIIDTANEIGTADFARHMPEYCGVISVNPKTAAKRGRVEHEEKEFDMAVLERALENAKLVPIDRVIDELGQDVQIEEVSEALAGQIVIDIRHPDAAEDEPLELAGVEVQTMPFYAVNARFKELDPTRQYLLYCDKGVMSRLHAHHLLSEGHANVRVYRPS; encoded by the coding sequence ATGAAACTAATCGTAAAAGTCTTCCCCGAGATCACCATCAAAAGCCGACCTGTCCGGACGAAATTCATCCGCCAGTTGGCCAAGAACATCCGCACCGTGCTCCGTGACCTGGACCCGGCCGTGGTGGTGAACGGTGTGTGGGATAATCTCGAGCTGGAAACCCGCGTTACCGACGCCAAAGCCTTGAAAGAGATGGGTGAGCGCCTGACCTGCATGCCGGGCATCGCGCACTTTCTGCAGATCGACGAGTACCCGCTGGGCGACTTCGACGACATCACCGAGAAGTGCAAAGAGCACTACGGCGCTGCGCTGGCCGGGAAGATTTTCTCGGTGCGCTGCAAGCGTGCCGGCAAGCACACGTTCAGCTCGATGGACGTCGAAAAATACGTCGGCAGCAAGCTGCGCCGTGAGTGCGGTGCTGCCGGTATCGACCTGAAAACGCCGGAAATCGAAGTCCGTATCGAAGTTCGCGACAAACGGTTGTTCGTCATTCATAGCCAGCACAACGGCATCGGCGGCTACCCGCTCGGCGCCCTGGAGCAGACGCTGGTATTGATGTCCGGCGGCTTTGACTCGACCGTTGCGGCCTACCAGATCATTCGTCGCGGCCTGATGACGCACTTCTGCTTTTTCAACCTGGGCGGTCGTGCCCACGAATTGGGCGTGATGGAAGTCGCGCATTTCATCTGGAAGAAGTACGGCAGCTCGCAACGCGTGCTATTTGTCAGTGTTCCGTTCGAAGAAGTGTTGGGCGAAATTCTCGGCAAAGTCGATAACAGTCATATGGGCGTCGTATTGAAGCGTATGATGTTGCGCGCGGCCTCCAACATCGCCGACCGTCTGCACATCGAGGCGCTGGTCACCGGCGAGGCGATCTCCCAGGTGTCGAGCCAGACGCTGCCGAACCTGTCGGTGATCGACTGCGTGACCGACAAGCTGGTCCTGCGTCCGCTGATCGTGGCGCACAAGCAGGACATCATCGACACGGCCAACGAGATTGGCACCGCCGATTTCGCCCGGCACATGCCGGAATACTGCGGGGTCATTTCGGTCAACCCGAAAACTGCCGCCAAACGCGGTCGCGTTGAGCACGAAGAGAAAGAATTCGACATGGCAGTCCTCGAGCGTGCGCTCGAAAACGCCAAACTGGTGCCGATCGATCGGGTGATCGACGAATTGGGCCAGGACGTACAGATTGAAGAAGTCAGCGAAGCACTGGCCGGCCAGATCGTGATCGACATCCGTCACCCGGATGCCGCCGAGGATGAGCCGCTGGAACTCGCTGGCGTAGAAGTACAGACGATGCCGTTCTACGCAGTGAACGCTCGTTTCAAGGAGCTGGATCCGACTCGCCAGTACCTGCTGTATTGCGACAAAGGCGTGATGAGTCGCCTGCATGCTCACCATTTGCTCAGTGAGGGGCATGCCAATGTGCGCGTTTATCGACCGAGCTAA